One Nostoc punctiforme PCC 73102 DNA window includes the following coding sequences:
- a CDS encoding DUF1815 family protein, translating to MFLRLAHQHRQFVQDLVMNLQALAVVLERRGYPASCYTCGDQMNSASFMVSLGDNHLIRFLVSDYGITWTEMRDDRELMKLEGAEAISQLDELADLVKQSMQTDTDSKILAKKY from the coding sequence GTGTTTCTGAGACTAGCACATCAACATCGACAATTCGTCCAAGACTTGGTAATGAACCTGCAAGCCTTGGCGGTCGTATTAGAGCGGCGCGGGTATCCTGCTTCTTGTTATACCTGTGGCGACCAAATGAATAGTGCATCGTTTATGGTTAGCTTGGGTGATAACCACCTGATTCGGTTTTTGGTGTCCGATTACGGGATTACTTGGACGGAAATGCGGGATGATCGCGAATTAATGAAGCTAGAAGGCGCAGAGGCAATTAGCCAACTGGACGAACTGGCTGATCTTGTCAAGCAATCTATGCAAACCGATACAGACTCTAAAATTCTTGCCAAGAAATATTAA